The DNA segment GAGTACTACAATAAAGGGGGCAGCAGTCTTTCTCTCTGTACTGTACAATAGCAGTGCATTATATACATGTCCTAGAGCCTGCTGTTGCCAGCTCTTCATTTTCCTGCTGTGgtattctgctgctgctgctctgctaGGGCTTGCTGAAGACGCATCCGCTTCCTCGAATAGTGCTGCCAGTGCAGAATCTGCTGTTCGTCAATGAACTTCGCACACTGAGCATTCACCAGCTCCTTTCGAAAGTGTTCATATTGGAGCAGTTCTAACATATGCAAACACTGAGGGTACCTGGGTTTAAGTTCATAAGTCAATTATCAACATAATTTAAGGCATCCCAAGTTCTAAATCAGATACTCCCCTAAAAATGATCTCAAGCCCACCATTTCTACTACTATGGTACCTTTGGTAAAATCACTCCTACCATGTTATTCAGAACATTATGCAAGATATAGTGGAGTTATTTCACAACTTCTCTCGAATTTAAACATCTATAGCTGTTACCTCCAAGAGGACACAGATGAACAGAATAAGGAACAAGCCTACAAACGGCTTAGAGCTACAAGGAGGTGTATTTGATCAGAGTATATAAGAAGAGCTCCCTTACCTCTGGCTATCAATGGAGTAAGCTGCCTCTAATAGTAGAGGGACCTATGATCATAGGGAGCCTCCAACAGAGCGGAGACAATCATCTTTCaacagctgggctggagagactgaGCTTGAAGGTGGCTAAAAGTTTGCTAACATGTAACATgttatacttttctttctttttttttttttcttttttttttttttctcggagctggggactgaacccagggccttgtgcttcctaggcaagcgctctaccactgagctaaatccccaaccccatactttTCTAATAGTAATTTCAAGCCTATCATTTGGATTCCTAGAGGAATCTAGAATTGCATCATGAAGAGCAAATCTACAGGCAGCCCAGGAATCAAGTCAGAAAAATGACtacgattaaaaaaaaaaaaaaggtttgaaatgttttcctctaatttttaaaatagggtctctctgtgtggccctgaatGGCCTGAAGCTTGCAACataatcaggctggcctcaaattcacggagatctgcctgactctgcctcttgagagctgggattaaagggacaccAAGCTACttctggggtttttgttgttgtcccCTCCTTTGGGGCAGTGTCTAGACAGGGTTTACCTGGGTagagtggctgtcctggaagcagctctggccttgaactcacacatgcgcccgcctctgcctcccaaatgttgggattaaagccagcttggctttcttttctctttttaagtcaAAGCAGAGTTTGATGTGATATTGTTGTGTCTGTTCTTTTACAGTGAGTTAATACGCACAGTGATTGAAACAAAGGACACCACAAAGAAAGGCAGGACCTCTAagactctcaggaaacagttCTTCCTACCGTCACAGGTTATGGGTTGTTAGGCCTCAAAACCCCAGAAAGACAGGGGCAGTGCTAAGTGACATGGTTAGACACGACCAAATTACATTAGAACTGTAGTCTACAACAGTTCACTGGATCTTAGCCTGCACGAACAGTATGCTCTGACTTACACTGCCAAGAGAGTAAGCTGGCTCCCACGTAGAcagttctttggttttgtttgaagGGAGTGAGGTAAGAATGGTagcagaaataaatgaaattcCTGTCATAATCAACCCAAGTTAGAGATAACAGCGTCTTACATCAACTAAAAGCAGAAAGATCCCAAATGCTGTTTTCCATTCTGACACCGAGAAAACTGCTAAATAATAGCACTTAGTATTTATAATAAAGTACACACAGCTTtgggattttaaaaattaaacttactTTAGATATTTGGCATATTCTGGTTCTTTCCAGTAAAGCAAGTACTTAAGATAATTAACAAAAGCTTTGTCTTTGAAGTAACCTCTTTGGGCGAGAActgaaagacacaaagaaacactcTGTATGTCAACCACTGCTGGGCTGCTGATCTGTAATCTCTTAAGTAAAGTAGCTCTTCTTAACATCCCTACCGACAAAACACAAGGGATTAAAAAACACAAGCCCTTGTTTGCTCAGTTGATACTTACAGACCAGCACAAGTAAAACCCCAAACACATCGAAGTAAATAAATACTATTACAAATTGCATCTCTTCTCAGAAACCATTAAGATCTAGTGAGCTACTTAAGTTAATGATGTACTTAACTTACAATTAAGGTAATTTGGGTTGGCTAAACATTGCACAAATTCCAACTCCAACTGAAACCGAAGTCGATTTCCAGCATCATCTAGGAGaaaagacagtaaaaaaaaaaagagaaagaaggaaggaacgaTCACCCAAAATAAAAGTCACAATACAAACATTGAtttgtagaaacaaaaataaaacgcAGGTCAAAcagctcagcaagtaaaggtgcttgctgcaaagtctgatgacctgagttcgattcctggaACCTACAGGGTTGTAGGAAGACAACCgatttctgcaagttgtcctctaaccttgGCATGCACCGCCGCTCAcccccataaacacacacacacatgcacactcatgaaTGAACTCAAATATCAAAGTGTGGAAGAAACTTCCTTAGAAATTTAGTTTAATTCACTACTTAGTGAGCcctgtttccaaaacaaaaatagtaataaaaaaatcctttaaagttCGTTGAGGAAAAAATATGTAGAACCTGTACGCCACTGTGGAAGGACGTGAGCGGAGATTATCGGATAGTCTGCAATAGCTGTACGGTTCCCTATGTTGTTATAACCACAACTAATTACGTTAAGCAAAAACAAAGTGCTACACAAAAACGAAGCAGGAATGATTAAACAATGGAGAGAAGACGGTGATATGCATTAGAATACACAGGTTACCGACATTTCAGGCAAGTTTGGAGAAGTTCCAAAGAGCAGACAGTGGAAGGTCTCAGTCCTTTCTATGCGCCCCGGCCCGCCCCGCGAGTCAGGGTTGGAGTAGGGGTTAGAGCAACACAGGAGCAAAGTTGGTCCTACAGGCCATATTCTGGGGGGCAACACCGCCTTCTCCTCCGCCGGTCCCAACTCTAAGGATGAGGAGTTGAGCCCGGAAGACGGCGCAGGGGAAGGGAAACGGGAGAGGATTTTGGGGCGAAGGACCATTCCCGTGCAAAACACAACGCACCTGTCTCCATAGCGACGGCCGCGGCCATAGCAAGCAGAAAGGCGCAAACACTACCAACCCGACCCAACCGCAGCCCGGATTGGTGAAGGAGAATCCGGAAGTCACGGGTCCTACTTCCGGTCGCGGGGCAGAGTGGGACACGAGGGCGGGGACAACTTCACTTTGGGGAAGAGTGGCCCCGCCCATCTGTGCGGACCGGGCCGACTGCGCGCGCAGATATCGAGCGGGGCGTGCCGGAGGGCTTCtctgatttcaggtctgagtccTGCTGCCTACTCTGATGTAATACACCTCTCTGACGTCACCTTCCCCCGGGTGGCGTGACGCAGAGCATGATCCTTGGGCTTCTTTGTTCCTCCTGACCAAAGTGTACGGGCAGGATGGCCTCGCCCCTTAGGAGCAAGTCCTCCGTCCCGCGAGTGGAAAGCACCCGCCACAAGGAGACATCGACTGTCCGCATGGAGACGTCGTCCCACCGCGAGGAAACGTCATCCCACCGCGTGGAGACGTCCTCCCGGCAGGTTCTAACGTCTTCCCGGCAAGTGGAGACCTCCCAGCGCCACCGAGAGGGaccctccctcaccccctccgCGAAGCGACTCCCTCAATTCCTCGAGGTGTCCTCCCAGCACGTGGAAACCTCCTCGCAGTGCATGGAAACGTCCTCCCGCCACGTCAGGGCGTCGTCATCCCTGCGGGTGGAGACTACTGTGCACCGCGTAGAGAGCCCAGCCAGGCGAGACAAGCAAGCCACTCGGCAGAGTGCCAGAATGACTCGATGAAGTGCCATGGTCCTTAGCCAGGACTGAGGAATTGCCAGCCagcttccaggagagccaagtaTCTTTGGTTTCATGGAAACAGCCCATAAAACAGTGTAAGAAGCAGGCTGTGGTTTCTGGGCACTGTTAACATGTATTGACATTGCAGCACCTTAGTCCATCCTGCTGTTGACCCAGCGTACTATTAACCTGAAGCCAGCACAGAAAGGTTTCCGATTTGTAGTACTGTGTAAACCCAGACGATGGACAAAGAGATTCTTTGAGTCTCTACACCAGGTAAGTTTTATAGTCTTAGGTCCCTCTAGAATGTGTTGACGACTTGAAATCTGCGAAGAGGGGCCAGATTTGTCATGTTTCTTGACTACTGGCCTGATCATATACCTGCTTGAAACCTACAGAGCAAGGCATCATCTTTCACAAATTGTTAATTACcctttaataatatttatatttcataataagTTTTCTCGTGTTAAGTTGTTATACACAGTATTCCATCTACACTTTAAAAAATAGGTCAGGAGCTATTAGAAAAATAAGGGCAGGgcaattgagaaaaaaaaatactaatctTGGGAGGGAACGTGAAGAAGCAGCCATGACACTTGGTCTGGGGCGTGAGATTGGCAGAGGATGGTTACTGAGTACCTACAGCATGCTTGGTACCAGTCAGAACTTGTCGGCTATAGCAGTGGAAAAGACTAAGATCTTCTCAAGTGAAGAGAAAGTAAGACGATGTTCTGTTGTATTCCTGTGAAAGATAAGGTATCTATCTTGTGGTAGCGAGTAGGGCGCTCTTTCGAGAACATGGTCAGGGAAAGCCTTGCTGATGACACTTGGTCTGAGATTGTGTGGGTTAGCAGCAAGCCATATCAGGATCTACAGGGAAGTACATTTTAcacagtacattttaaaaaaaaaattggagatgtTTATGGAAGAGAAAAAGCAGTGTATGAGATTGTGGTATAATGGGGGGGGGTGGAGAATATGCCAATTCATATAGAGTCTTGGAAATCCCAGTGGAGAGTTTGAATTTTATTCTGAGACCATCAAAAAAATTTGATGCAAGGGAGCAAAGTGCATGGTGCAGTTCGGAGTTTAGAACTATCTCTCCGTCGTTGTCGCATGGGTACCCAAGCTGGGAATGATTTTGTCTCCGGAAACGTGTGTGTTTGGGGTGGCACGGAGGGGGCTACTGCTAGCCTCAAGTGCCTAGAAGCCAGGGATGCTGCTAACATTTTATGCTGCCCAAGTCAGCACCCTGTCCCTCCTCC comes from the Rattus norvegicus strain BN/NHsdMcwi chromosome 10, GRCr8, whole genome shotgun sequence genome and includes:
- the Med31 gene encoding mediator of RNA polymerase II transcription subunit 31, with protein sequence MAAAVAMETDDAGNRLRFQLELEFVQCLANPNYLNFLAQRGYFKDKAFVNYLKYLLYWKEPEYAKYLKYPQCLHMLELLQYEHFRKELVNAQCAKFIDEQQILHWQHYSRKRMRLQQALAEQQQQNTTAGK
- the C10h17orf100 gene encoding uncharacterized protein C17orf100 homolog, which gives rise to MASPLRSKSSVPRVESTRHKETSTVRMETSSHREETSSHRVETSSRQVLTSSRQVETSQRHREGPSLTPSAKRLPQFLEVSSQHVETSSQCMETSSRHVRASSSLRVETTVHRVESPARRDKQATRQSARMTR